The following are encoded together in the Flavobacterium sp. TR2 genome:
- a CDS encoding SemiSWEET family sugar transporter — MNFIDAIGLFAGACVTISTVPQILKVWKTKKVKQISLRMFGTLTFGIAIWVVYGILKNDLPIIITNSISLILNLIMVYFILYFEKE, encoded by the coding sequence ATGAATTTTATTGATGCAATAGGACTTTTTGCGGGAGCGTGTGTCACGATATCGACAGTTCCGCAAATTCTGAAGGTTTGGAAAACCAAAAAAGTGAAGCAGATTTCGCTTAGAATGTTTGGCACGCTTACTTTTGGGATTGCCATATGGGTTGTTTATGGCATTTTGAAAAACGATTTGCCTATTATTATCACCAACAGTATTTCTCTCATTTTAAACCTTATAATGGTATATTTTATTCTTTATTTTGAAAAAGAATAA